The nucleotide sequence CTGTATCGGCACCGCGATGACCCCACCATGGGAGTCCTACGGCTCTACGGTCCGTGCCGCAACACCACAGATCACCGCCGCGACACGATGGGATGGACCGATATCAGCGACCAGTTCGGCCCGCTCCGGTAGGACAACGCCAGAAACGACCGCTGGGCTTGACGGGCCCGGAAAACCGGGCCCGTCAAGCCCAGCAGTTGCGATCTGATTGGCGATCAGGCGGCGCCGAGGCTGGCCTGCAAGTCGCCCTTCATAGCGTTGAGCTGTGCGCCCCAGTACTCCCAGCTGTGCGTTCCGTTGTCGTTGAAGTTGAACACCGCGTTGTGGCCACCGGCCGCGTTGTAGGCGTCCTGGAACTTCAGGTTGCTGCTGCGCACGAAGTTCTCCAGGAACTCGGCGGGCAGGTTCGCGCCGCCCAGTTCGGAGGGGGTGCCGTTGCCGCAGTAAACCCACAGGCGGGTGTTGTTGGAGACCAAGGCAGGGATCTGGATCGTCGGGTCGTTGCGCTGCCAGGCGGGATCGCTGGACGGCCCCCACATGTCGCCAGCCTTGTAGCCGCCGGCGTCACCCATTGCCAAGCCGATCAAGGACGGTCCCATCCCTTGGGACGGATCCAGCAGCGCCGACAGCGAACCGGCGTACACGAACTGCTGGGGGTGGTACACCGCCAAGATCATCGCCGAAGAGCCGGACATCGAGATGCCGATCGCGGCGCTACCGGTGGGCTTGACGCTGCGATTGGCCGACAGCCATTCGGGGAGTTCGCTGGTTAGGAACGTCTCCCACTTGTAGGTCGAGCAGCCGGATTTGCCGCAGGCGGGCTGGTACCAGTTCGCATAGAAGCTGGACTGGCCGCCTACCGGCATGATGACGGACAGGCCTGACTGGTAGTACCACTCGAACGCCGGGGTGTTGATGTCCCAGCCGTTGTAGTCGTCTTGGGCGCGCAGGCCATCGAGCAGGTAGACCGCAGGCGAGTTGTCCCCGCCGCTTTGGAACTGGACCTTGATGCTGCGCCCCATCGCCGCGGATGGCACCTGCAGGTACTCGACGGGCAGGCCCGGACGCGAAAAAGCTTTCGCAGCCGGCGCGCCGCCGGCGAGTCCGACCAGGCCAGGAAGGGTTATCGCGGCAGCCGCGCCGATTAGCAGCCGCCGTCCCCAGGTTCGGATTTTCCCGCTCACGTCTGTCATACCTGTGCCCCTTGTCGTATGTAGTCGTGTGCTCCCGGCAGAACTTACCGCGTGAGTACGGCAAATGTCGATCGGGACGCGAACTCATTTCATTTGGATATCGGCCACCGCCACGGACACAGCACCTGTGCTACGCGAGCCGCCACGATCCCGACTTCTCGGTAATAACCTCCCGCCGGCCCTGATAAACCAGCCCCAGCAGCCGTGATGCAGCTGTGACCAGGACAGTTGGCGGCTAGTCGGCACCCGCACCTAGTCAGCTGATCGCCCGCGCGCGGTGGCGGTCCGCGAGCGGGGCGATATGCAACCAATCAGGCGGCGCCCGCGTGCCGCATGGGGGTCGCATCGGTCGGTATGGGGAGAAAGCGCTTGCGGATTCAATTGACGAATCAGACGAATCAAATGACGAATCGGCGGAAAAGTCGGCCGGAATATCGGGGAGGCGGCCAGCGGGAGCAATCCACGCATTCCGCGCTCCGTTGGCGCCGTAGCCGACGCCAGCGGCAATGCCCACTTCTTGTGAGTCACCTGCGGGTTTGCCTACCGAGGCGGCCGAATTTGCATCGACCGCGTACTCTCTGTCAAGACAAGCCGATGGAGACCACACTATTCCGGTCATTTCCGGCGCTGCCCACACCAGCACACCAGGGCCCCTTGGTGCGCGCTGGCGGTGGCTGAGGGCGTCGGGCTCCGGAAACGATTGAGGTGCGAAGTTTTGGATACGGTACTTGGGCTATCAGTAACGCCGACCACCGTCGGGTGGGTCCTCGCTGAAGGACACGGTGCCGATGGCGCCATCCTCGATCACCACGAGTCGCAGTTGCACGGTTCTCGCGGCATGCGCATCGTGCACACCGCCGAGCAGGTCGCCGATGAGGTTTGGCACGCGAAAGAGGTCGCCAGCGGTGCGGGCCATCGCCTGCGCATGATCGGCGTGACCTGGAGCGACGAGGCATCCGCGCAGGCCGCGCTGCTGCTCGAGGCACTCACCGACGCGGGTTTCGACAACGTTGTGCCGGTTCGGCTGCTTGACGCGGTGGAGACGCTGGCCGAAGCGATCGCACCGGTTATCGGCTATGACCAGACCGCGGTCTGCATCCTCGAGCACGACTGGGCAACCGTTGTGATGGTTGATACCCAAGACGGGAAGACTCAAACCGCCGTCAAGCACGTTCGAGGCGGATTCGACGGCCTGAATTCCTGGCTGACCGGAATGTTCGACCGCGGTGCGTGGCGCCCCGCCGCCGTCGTGGTCGTCGGTTCGGACACCGACGTTGAAGAATTCTCTTGGCAGCTCGAAAAGGCTCTGCCGGTGCCGGTTTTCGCACAGACGATGGCCCAGGTGACAATTGCGCGCGGCGCAGCGCTGGCGGCCGCCCAGAGCACCGATTTCACCGACGCCCGGCTGATCGCCGACGTCAGCGAACCCGCCCCGGCACCCAAGCGGTCGCTGCACTACGCCGGAGCGGCAACCACCCTGGCGGCCGCCGCGGTGACCTTCGTTGGGTCGCTGTCACTGGCGATCGGTCTGCAGCTCACCCCGGAAAGGCATCACACAGCCACCGGTCACGCGGGGCACAAGCCAACGCCTGAGATCGTAGAAGCGGTCGCCCCCGTTGTGCCGATGCCCGCGCAACCAGAGCCGTCCGCTCCTCATCAGGCACCGGCACCCGGTGCGGGGCA is from Mycobacterium marinum and encodes:
- the ag85B gene encoding diacylglycerol acyltransferase/mycolyltransferase Ag85B produces the protein MTDVSGKIRTWGRRLLIGAAAAITLPGLVGLAGGAPAAKAFSRPGLPVEYLQVPSAAMGRSIKVQFQSGGDNSPAVYLLDGLRAQDDYNGWDINTPAFEWYYQSGLSVIMPVGGQSSFYANWYQPACGKSGCSTYKWETFLTSELPEWLSANRSVKPTGSAAIGISMSGSSAMILAVYHPQQFVYAGSLSALLDPSQGMGPSLIGLAMGDAGGYKAGDMWGPSSDPAWQRNDPTIQIPALVSNNTRLWVYCGNGTPSELGGANLPAEFLENFVRSSNLKFQDAYNAAGGHNAVFNFNDNGTHSWEYWGAQLNAMKGDLQASLGAA
- a CDS encoding DUF7159 family protein, translated to MDTVLGLSVTPTTVGWVLAEGHGADGAILDHHESQLHGSRGMRIVHTAEQVADEVWHAKEVASGAGHRLRMIGVTWSDEASAQAALLLEALTDAGFDNVVPVRLLDAVETLAEAIAPVIGYDQTAVCILEHDWATVVMVDTQDGKTQTAVKHVRGGFDGLNSWLTGMFDRGAWRPAAVVVVGSDTDVEEFSWQLEKALPVPVFAQTMAQVTIARGAALAAAQSTDFTDARLIADVSEPAPAPKRSLHYAGAATTLAAAAVTFVGSLSLAIGLQLTPERHHTATGHAGHKPTPEIVEAVAPVVPMPAQPEPSAPHQAPAPGAGQEPIRLTAGEQITDAAPVEQPGGEAPQSEPADGSPMLTRVLTHIPGSYGEEEGSRPPE